A stretch of Patescibacteria group bacterium DNA encodes these proteins:
- a CDS encoding PrgI family protein — MQQFIIPQFIDEEPHILGPITVRQFLLLLIAGFFIFLSYRLADTALFIVLTIVLLIISITLAFVRVNGRPFHFFLLNLVQTLQRPRLRIWRKEVSREEIQDESKMPVLVPTVIVAKAPISRSRLAELSLIVDTGGAYAGTEGN; from the coding sequence ATGCAGCAGTTTATTATTCCCCAGTTCATTGATGAAGAACCCCATATTCTTGGGCCGATAACTGTTCGACAGTTTTTGCTGCTTCTCATTGCGGGCTTCTTTATTTTCCTCAGCTATCGACTCGCGGATACTGCCTTATTTATTGTGCTGACCATAGTACTACTCATCATAAGCATAACTTTGGCATTCGTTCGGGTGAACGGTCGCCCTTTTCATTTCTTTTTGCTAAATTTAGTGCAGACATTGCAACGTCCTCGGTTACGCATTTGGCGCAAAGAAGTGAGCAGAGAAGAAATTCAGGACGAATCAAAAATGCCAGTCCTCGTCCCAACTGTCATAGTGGCGAAAGCGCCCATTAGTCGTTCCCGTTTGGCGGAACTCTCACTCATTGTTGATACGGGTGGGGCATATGCTGGTACTGAAGGTAATTAG
- a CDS encoding ATP-binding protein, whose product MITLNRNKKKIAAAAESVSVESSAQSREALEIARVYQKGVIRLRDIVAPTAFEVEASYIKLNDQYVRTLFITEYPRYISVGWFAPLINVSTTIDLALYIYPVSSGIVLKQLRNKVGSLEAEIIAEHEKGAPRDPIKETALKDIERLRDDLTQGVEKFFQFGLYVTLYADTLEHLDRTTGDIVQLLGTKLVYARKVLYQAEQGFISTVPLGVDELQITFNMNTSPISSAFPFVSSELTSDDGILYGINRHNNSLILFDRFSLQNANTVVFATSGAGKSYTIKLEVLRSLMLGVDVIVIDPEKEYQHLSEAVGGTYLNISLASESKVNPFDLPRGIGDDIQTGDVIRSAVITLKGLLRIMLGTLTSEEDSLLDRALLETYAKKDITPESDLTRVEPPILADLEDVLNGMQGTQDMVARLQKYTKGTFAGLLNSTTNVVTDNQLIVFSIRDLEDELRPIAIYTIINHIWNLVRSERKKRILVIDEAWWMMQHEDSAKFIFALVKRARKYYLGVTTITQDVSDFLSSPYGLAVVNNSAMQLLLKQSPAAIDLVQKTFLLTEGEKYLLLEGSVGEGIFFAGPKHAAIKVVASYTEDRLITTDPRQLLEMEAAAKRDNATPPVA is encoded by the coding sequence ATGATTACCTTGAATCGAAATAAAAAAAAGATTGCTGCCGCTGCTGAATCCGTTTCGGTCGAATCTTCAGCGCAGAGCCGAGAGGCGTTGGAGATCGCAAGAGTTTACCAGAAAGGCGTTATTCGATTGCGTGATATTGTCGCGCCGACTGCGTTTGAGGTTGAAGCATCGTATATTAAGTTGAATGACCAGTACGTGCGCACACTCTTCATAACAGAGTATCCACGGTACATCTCGGTTGGTTGGTTCGCACCACTCATCAATGTTAGTACAACCATTGATCTGGCACTCTATATTTACCCAGTGAGTTCGGGAATTGTTTTAAAGCAACTCCGAAACAAGGTGGGGTCACTGGAAGCAGAAATTATCGCGGAGCACGAAAAGGGTGCACCGCGCGATCCTATTAAAGAAACAGCATTAAAGGATATTGAACGACTCAGAGATGACCTGACACAGGGGGTAGAGAAGTTCTTTCAATTTGGGCTTTATGTGACGTTGTACGCTGATACGCTTGAGCATCTTGATAGGACAACAGGGGATATCGTGCAGCTGCTTGGCACGAAGCTTGTCTATGCTCGAAAGGTGCTCTATCAGGCAGAGCAAGGCTTTATTTCAACCGTCCCACTTGGCGTTGATGAACTGCAGATTACCTTCAACATGAACACGTCACCTATTTCTTCTGCGTTTCCCTTTGTTTCTTCAGAACTGACTAGTGACGACGGCATACTGTACGGTATCAATAGGCACAATAACAGCCTCATTCTCTTTGATCGGTTCTCGCTGCAGAATGCGAATACGGTCGTGTTCGCCACCTCTGGAGCTGGAAAATCGTACACTATTAAGCTTGAGGTACTGCGGTCCCTTATGCTTGGGGTGGACGTTATTGTGATTGACCCTGAAAAGGAATATCAACACCTTTCTGAAGCGGTCGGTGGCACCTACTTAAATATTTCATTGGCCAGCGAAAGCAAGGTAAACCCTTTTGATTTACCGCGCGGTATTGGTGACGATATACAGACAGGGGACGTCATTCGTAGTGCCGTCATTACGCTGAAGGGATTACTTCGTATCATGCTCGGTACGTTAACAAGCGAAGAGGATTCGCTGCTTGATCGCGCCCTCTTGGAAACATATGCCAAAAAAGACATTACACCCGAATCTGACTTAACCCGAGTAGAGCCACCAATTTTGGCCGACCTGGAAGACGTTTTGAACGGTATGCAAGGCACGCAAGATATGGTGGCCCGGTTGCAAAAATATACCAAGGGGACGTTTGCCGGACTTTTGAATAGCACAACAAACGTCGTCACTGATAATCAACTAATTGTTTTTTCAATCCGAGATTTGGAAGATGAATTGCGACCAATTGCAATTTACACAATTATAAACCACATTTGGAATTTGGTTCGCAGCGAGCGAAAGAAGCGGATTCTTGTAATTGATGAAGCCTGGTGGATGATGCAGCACGAAGACAGCGCCAAGTTTATATTTGCGTTAGTGAAACGGGCTCGTAAATACTATCTTGGGGTAACGACTATCACGCAAGACGTCAGCGACTTTTTAAGTTCACCGTATGGATTAGCGGTAGTGAATAACTCAGCGATGCAACTCTTGTTGAAACAGTCACCAGCCGCCATTGATTTGGTACAGAAGACATTTCTTTTGACTGAAGGCGAGAAGTACCTGCTACTGGAGGGCAGTGTTGGTGAAGGCATTTTCTTTGCTGGGCCGAAGCATGCGGCTATTAAAGTTGTGGCTTCGTATACGGAAGATCGTTTGATTACAACTGACCCACGGCAACTCTTAGAAATGGAGGCGGCGGCAAAGCGCGACAACGCTACACCGCCAGTAGCATAA
- a CDS encoding phosphoribosyltransferase family protein encodes MSAVVEVWRWLTDVIQRLLFPVFCLRCGVEGDFLCAACQKTVPPVPVQVCVFCSVSSPNGRTCSACSRHALDGVCVRGMYDDWSWRVLITAWKFHGAAITPLLSRLLEDSIAVLPESYRTGKFMVVPVPLARRRQRERGRNQSAELANALVGHQLIVAALTRVRETAQQSQLSKKDRIRNVHAAFKANPALVQPDTNYLLIDDVVTTGATLEQAAQALKEVGATSVWAVTLARSRLL; translated from the coding sequence ATGAGCGCAGTTGTTGAAGTATGGCGCTGGCTTACAGACGTAATCCAGCGTTTACTTTTTCCAGTGTTTTGTTTGCGCTGCGGCGTGGAAGGTGATTTTTTATGTGCTGCTTGTCAAAAAACTGTGCCACCGGTGCCGGTTCAAGTCTGTGTTTTTTGCTCGGTGTCCAGCCCCAATGGGCGTACGTGCAGTGCCTGCAGCCGACATGCGCTTGACGGCGTTTGTGTGCGTGGCATGTACGATGACTGGAGTTGGCGGGTGCTCATTACGGCCTGGAAATTTCATGGTGCAGCAATCACGCCGCTCCTCAGTCGGCTTCTTGAGGATAGTATCGCCGTGCTTCCAGAAAGTTATCGGACTGGGAAGTTTATGGTAGTTCCAGTACCGCTTGCTAGACGTCGACAACGTGAGCGGGGTCGAAATCAATCAGCGGAGCTCGCGAATGCGCTTGTCGGTCATCAGTTGATTGTAGCTGCGCTTACTCGTGTTCGAGAGACCGCCCAACAATCGCAGTTATCAAAAAAAGATAGGATACGAAATGTTCATGCTGCCTTCAAAGCTAATCCTGCGCTTGTGCAACCGGACACAAACTATCTGCTCATCGACGACGTAGTCACTACTGGGGCTACGCTTGAACAAGCGGCGCAGGCGCTTAAAGAAGTCGGCGCAACGTCTGTTTGGGCAGTTACTCTAGCAAGAAGTCGCTTGCTTTAA
- a CDS encoding HAD family hydrolase, translating into MFKNIIFDWSGVINDSVENQLIVVNRIFEELDLKPISLIELKEEWEQPYMRFYNKYAPHLTLEEEQTAYRRAVAKSPKGKSYPGIVESIKDFKRKGIKIAVLSSDFPETLLPEIVSFGLQDIFYDVITNAYDKTESLYELTKRNNFKLEETIFIGDSNHEIEAGKNAGVKTGAVTWGFFTKERLEALKPDFIINNIAELKSIILQ; encoded by the coding sequence ATGTTTAAAAATATAATTTTTGATTGGTCAGGAGTGATAAACGATTCAGTTGAAAATCAGCTAATTGTTGTTAATCGAATTTTTGAGGAATTAGACTTGAAACCAATTTCATTAATAGAGTTGAAGGAAGAATGGGAACAACCCTACATGCGTTTTTATAATAAATATGCACCCCATCTTACTCTTGAAGAAGAACAGACTGCTTACAGACGCGCGGTCGCTAAATCCCCAAAAGGAAAATCTTATCCTGGAATTGTAGAAAGCATTAAAGATTTTAAAAGAAAGGGAATTAAAATTGCAGTTTTAAGTTCTGATTTCCCTGAAACTCTTTTGCCAGAAATTGTCAGTTTTGGACTCCAAGATATTTTTTATGATGTTATCACCAATGCGTATGACAAAACCGAAAGTCTATATGAATTAACAAAAAGAAATAATTTTAAATTGGAAGAAACTATCTTTATCGGCGATTCAAATCATGAAATAGAAGCAGGCAAAAACGCGGGAGTAAAGACTGGAGCGGTAACGTGGGGATTTTTCACAAAAGAAAGACTCGAAGCTTTAAAACCAGATTTTATAATTAATAACATTGCCGAGTTAAAATCGATCATTCTTCAATAA
- a CDS encoding ABC transporter ATP-binding protein, giving the protein MAEQLITPDAVRQVLRDFTDQYRAYPWYSLAAFLMPATGTIFVFFVPPLIVGRLINIFVADGTISLTTAAPYIFAFASLWMLGEIFWRIGFHYLVKIEANAFYNLGRIVFKRLSDRDYDFYANNFVGSLTKKAMAFSRNFETFTDTLAFSVTNNIFPILFALIVLWQYSPWLPFILVMWIVIALVVALPIIRRRAHLVSLRHDASSRVAGKLSDAIGNMIIIKSFAKEKWELENFSTYVADFTDKYRRAANFQNLRFDTVISPIYVLTNTCGLIAAVLFAEQLGLSAGAIMIIFSYYALTTRVLWEINKVYRQFESSVSEAAELTQLFLTAPLIEDAPRATTLHVKNGAIRFNKITFTYSGNDEHTPFLRDLSLQIEGHQKIGLVGPSGGGKTTMTKLLLRFVDVNSGTITIDDTDIQKVSQVSLREAIGYVPQEPLLFHRSLLENIAYGNSKASKKEIVRAAKIAHADEFINQLPQGYETLVGERGVKLSGGQRQRIAIARALLKNAPILILDEATSSLDSESEKYIQEGLWELMKGKTALVIAHRLSTIKHLDRIIVLDQGRIVQDGTHEELIHQKGLYVKLWEHQSGGFLES; this is encoded by the coding sequence ATGGCAGAGCAACTTATTACTCCTGATGCAGTACGACAAGTACTGCGGGACTTTACCGATCAATACCGGGCCTACCCCTGGTACTCGCTGGCAGCGTTTCTTATGCCAGCAACTGGTACGATTTTCGTTTTTTTTGTCCCCCCACTCATTGTCGGCCGACTCATTAACATTTTTGTCGCTGATGGCACCATCTCACTTACAACCGCTGCGCCATACATCTTTGCTTTTGCAAGTTTATGGATGCTCGGTGAAATTTTTTGGAGAATTGGTTTTCATTATTTGGTAAAAATCGAAGCCAATGCTTTTTACAACCTTGGCAGAATTGTTTTTAAACGACTTTCTGACCGAGATTATGACTTCTACGCTAATAACTTTGTTGGTTCATTAACCAAGAAGGCTATGGCCTTCTCTAGAAATTTCGAAACGTTCACCGATACACTGGCGTTCAGTGTGACAAATAATATTTTCCCAATACTTTTTGCGCTCATTGTCCTATGGCAGTACTCACCGTGGCTGCCATTCATACTTGTAATGTGGATCGTGATTGCTCTCGTTGTCGCTCTACCAATTATTCGCCGCCGCGCTCACTTGGTATCCCTTCGTCATGATGCCAGCAGCAGAGTTGCTGGAAAATTATCTGACGCCATCGGCAACATGATTATTATTAAGTCCTTTGCAAAAGAAAAATGGGAATTAGAAAATTTTAGCACCTACGTTGCTGACTTTACTGATAAATACAGACGGGCAGCAAATTTTCAAAACCTGAGATTCGACACGGTAATCTCACCTATTTATGTGCTCACCAACACCTGCGGGCTCATCGCTGCCGTACTATTTGCAGAACAACTAGGGTTGTCCGCCGGTGCAATTATGATTATTTTTTCCTACTACGCTCTCACTACGCGAGTCCTTTGGGAAATCAACAAGGTCTACCGTCAATTTGAATCTTCTGTTAGCGAAGCGGCTGAGCTAACGCAACTTTTTCTAACCGCACCACTTATTGAAGACGCTCCCCGAGCAACCACGCTTCATGTTAAAAACGGTGCAATACGTTTCAACAAAATTACCTTTACCTATTCGGGGAATGATGAACATACGCCCTTCCTTCGTGACCTTAGCCTTCAAATTGAAGGGCATCAAAAAATTGGTTTAGTCGGTCCAAGCGGTGGCGGAAAGACAACGATGACAAAGTTACTTCTTCGATTTGTTGATGTTAACTCAGGTACGATTACAATTGATGACACAGATATCCAGAAGGTTAGTCAGGTTTCACTCCGAGAAGCGATTGGTTATGTTCCCCAAGAACCACTACTTTTTCACCGTTCTTTGCTTGAAAATATTGCCTATGGAAATAGTAAGGCAAGCAAAAAAGAGATAGTACGAGCAGCAAAAATCGCCCACGCTGATGAATTCATCAACCAACTGCCGCAAGGGTATGAAACTCTGGTTGGTGAACGTGGTGTCAAGTTAAGTGGCGGACAAAGGCAGCGAATCGCCATTGCTCGGGCACTGCTGAAGAACGCACCTATTCTCATCTTAGATGAAGCGACGAGCTCACTAGATTCTGAGTCAGAAAAATATATTCAAGAAGGACTTTGGGAATTAATGAAAGGAAAAACCGCTTTGGTTATTGCTCACCGACTTTCTACCATCAAACACTTAGATAGAATCATTGTTCTAGACCAAGGAAGAATCGTTCAAGATGGCACACACGAGGAATTGATTCACCAGAAAGGACTCTATGTAAAACTATGGGAACATCAGTCTGGTGGATTTTTAGAAAGTTAA
- a CDS encoding ATP-dependent DNA helicase RecG, translating into MKYHTLTSSIAILSGVGPKRAALFAQLGINTIEDLLLHAPSGYVDYSHLATIAEAGAGEPIALRGELSSVKSRRSFRNRKVSIHTATFSDDTGSIQVTWFNRFSIPALRSGPVYLTGVMQLVDGKKQISNPIVESGDCEPVVANHILAVYPLTKGLQQWHVRHAVAAALPLLSKCTDPLPGQIRVANKLVTWLESIRDIHAPRDLQVVLTARRRLAFDELLTFRLAQAFVARDAGKQRSHKITVSASKRATLLAQLPFQCTPEQQQVLEAVFEDIAKSKPARRLIQGEVGTGKTVIAGMALAATVQQGLQGLYLTPTDVLARQQYETLHTWLEGLGVKVALLTARTGLYAGLPATPLAVRRLAASGEPVLFVGTHAAVTHKTTFLKLGLVVIDEQHRFGVGLRHRAFQSTGRSLVPHTISMTATPIPRTLQRAMLEGFVYSTLHTPPFGKRRVHTAIVPTDKRSIAEARLRKRLQTGEQAFVVCPLIDPSDVLGVQSVQEMLLHLRHVLPDSTIAAVHGRLLPAEKVSIFADFKAGKIQVLVATTVIEVGIDVPAATIMVIEGAERFGLAQLHQLRGRVGRAGGEGFCLLYVTKMTARVLHRLRLFAKTDDAFRLAELDLSLRGPGEWFGFRQSGFPELRFADLSDSETRALADSAAETLLRIDPKGATYRKYYEAAQKLCSSADTGL; encoded by the coding sequence GTGAAGTACCATACGTTAACCAGTTCAATTGCAATACTTTCCGGCGTGGGGCCGAAGCGTGCTGCTTTGTTTGCGCAGCTTGGTATTAACACCATTGAAGATTTGCTATTGCATGCCCCCAGCGGCTATGTTGATTATTCACACCTGGCCACGATTGCAGAAGCCGGAGCAGGCGAACCCATTGCGCTGCGGGGTGAACTATCAAGCGTAAAATCTCGTCGCAGCTTTCGAAATAGAAAAGTATCGATTCATACAGCCACATTTTCAGACGATACTGGCAGCATTCAGGTAACGTGGTTTAATCGGTTTTCTATTCCTGCACTGCGTAGTGGCCCTGTGTATTTGACGGGTGTAATGCAGCTGGTTGACGGTAAGAAGCAAATTAGTAACCCAATCGTTGAATCTGGGGACTGTGAACCGGTCGTCGCAAATCACATACTTGCGGTTTATCCTTTAACAAAAGGGCTTCAGCAGTGGCACGTCCGTCATGCAGTAGCTGCGGCGTTACCACTGCTTTCTAAATGCACTGACCCACTGCCTGGTCAGATTCGTGTGGCAAATAAGCTCGTTACTTGGTTGGAGTCGATACGAGATATTCATGCCCCACGTGACTTGCAAGTCGTTTTAACTGCCAGGCGACGGTTGGCCTTTGATGAATTACTAACATTTCGATTGGCACAGGCATTTGTGGCTCGAGATGCGGGCAAACAACGTTCGCATAAAATTACGGTTTCAGCTTCAAAGCGAGCAACGTTGTTGGCGCAGCTACCATTTCAGTGCACGCCTGAGCAGCAGCAAGTGCTTGAGGCTGTTTTTGAGGACATTGCGAAATCCAAGCCAGCCCGTCGATTAATTCAGGGTGAAGTAGGAACTGGCAAAACCGTGATTGCTGGTATGGCGCTTGCGGCTACTGTCCAGCAAGGCTTACAGGGATTGTATCTAACCCCGACCGATGTACTGGCCCGTCAACAGTATGAAACCCTGCATACGTGGCTAGAAGGCCTTGGGGTTAAGGTTGCCCTACTGACAGCTCGGACAGGCCTGTATGCTGGTCTCCCCGCCACGCCGCTAGCAGTACGAAGGCTTGCAGCTAGTGGAGAGCCAGTACTATTTGTTGGAACTCATGCGGCTGTTACCCACAAAACGACATTTTTAAAACTCGGGTTGGTTGTAATTGATGAGCAGCACCGTTTTGGCGTTGGACTTCGTCATCGAGCGTTTCAATCAACCGGCCGTTCACTCGTTCCCCATACTATTTCTATGACCGCCACACCAATTCCGCGAACATTACAGCGAGCTATGCTGGAAGGCTTTGTTTATTCGACGCTTCATACGCCGCCGTTTGGTAAGCGACGAGTACACACTGCCATTGTGCCCACAGACAAACGTTCGATTGCTGAGGCCCGTTTACGAAAACGTTTACAGACAGGTGAGCAGGCCTTTGTTGTTTGTCCGCTCATTGACCCATCAGATGTGCTGGGTGTTCAGTCAGTGCAGGAAATGTTGCTGCACCTTCGGCACGTTTTACCAGACAGCACTATTGCCGCAGTACATGGGCGTCTTTTGCCGGCGGAAAAAGTGTCTATTTTTGCTGATTTTAAAGCAGGTAAGATTCAGGTTTTAGTAGCAACAACAGTAATTGAAGTTGGTATTGATGTTCCAGCCGCGACAATAATGGTGATCGAGGGCGCGGAACGATTTGGCTTAGCACAGCTGCACCAATTGCGTGGACGAGTTGGTCGTGCGGGCGGTGAAGGTTTCTGTTTGCTGTACGTAACCAAAATGACTGCTCGGGTACTTCACAGGCTGCGTTTATTTGCGAAGACCGATGACGCTTTCCGTTTGGCCGAGTTGGATTTATCACTGCGCGGTCCGGGTGAATGGTTTGGCTTTCGACAATCTGGTTTTCCTGAGCTGCGATTTGCCGACCTTTCAGATTCCGAAACACGTGCCCTGGCTGATTCAGCGGCGGAGACACTTTTGCGCATTGACCCTAAGGGAGCGACGTATCGAAAATATTATGAGGCTGCGCAAAAGCTATGCAGCAGCGCCGATACTGGTCTTTAG
- the radA gene encoding DNA repair protein RadA, translating to MKQVASYSCAACNAHFPKWEGKCRNCEAWGTLIVSAPVKAAKTTATKAATSLRNFSSPQGATRFPTGDEEFDRVLGGGVVAGALILIGGDPGVGKSTLLLQIARHLALANRSILYVSGEESGEQVRLRLNRLGGITNDALHFLDEPTIANITHGIATLKPALVVIDSLQTMRTERGATANRPRDLADATDALLEIAKHTATPIVIIGHVTKTGGIAGPKLIEHTVDTVLYFEKSDDGLHRILRAIKNRFGGITEIGVWQMAAAGLCPVQNPSATFIDLTKRPVPGTMLAPLVQGSRVFLVEVQALLSPTRSGNAKRRSSGFDTNRLQLITAVIEKQFRKSLSNFDIHCNLVGGLKVTEPALDLPVALAIISAIHNLPVPRTLMAYGELGLHGDVRPVSEAARRLETAKRLGITAAIIASPRVDEKLPSQPKKLIAQTLLEATTLLKTLSS from the coding sequence ATGAAACAGGTCGCTTCTTATTCCTGCGCAGCCTGCAACGCCCACTTCCCAAAATGGGAAGGTAAATGTCGCAACTGTGAAGCCTGGGGTACGCTTATCGTTTCAGCGCCTGTAAAAGCGGCAAAGACTACTGCCACAAAGGCGGCAACGTCGCTTCGTAATTTTTCCTCACCACAAGGCGCAACCCGTTTCCCCACTGGCGACGAAGAATTCGACAGGGTCTTGGGTGGTGGAGTTGTGGCCGGCGCACTTATTCTGATTGGCGGCGACCCTGGTGTAGGAAAATCAACACTCCTGCTGCAAATTGCTCGACACTTGGCACTGGCTAATCGCTCTATTCTCTACGTCTCAGGTGAAGAATCAGGTGAGCAGGTTCGGCTTCGTCTGAACCGTTTGGGAGGCATTACAAATGACGCACTGCACTTTCTCGACGAACCAACGATTGCAAATATTACTCATGGCATTGCAACCCTAAAACCCGCACTCGTCGTTATTGATTCTTTACAAACCATGCGCACAGAACGCGGTGCTACGGCAAACCGACCGAGAGACCTGGCCGATGCAACAGATGCGCTGCTTGAGATTGCCAAACATACAGCAACACCCATTGTCATCATTGGACACGTTACAAAAACCGGCGGCATCGCTGGACCAAAACTAATCGAGCACACGGTTGATACTGTTCTATACTTTGAAAAAAGCGACGACGGCTTACATCGAATACTTCGAGCTATTAAAAATAGATTTGGCGGTATTACAGAAATTGGTGTGTGGCAAATGGCGGCCGCAGGTTTGTGTCCTGTACAAAACCCTTCGGCTACCTTCATCGATCTCACGAAACGTCCCGTCCCTGGCACAATGCTTGCGCCGCTTGTGCAAGGCTCACGGGTTTTTCTGGTCGAGGTACAGGCCTTGCTATCCCCGACCCGCTCTGGTAATGCCAAACGACGGAGTAGCGGCTTTGATACGAATCGTTTGCAGCTTATAACTGCGGTTATAGAAAAACAGTTTCGGAAGTCACTTTCGAACTTTGATATTCACTGTAACTTAGTTGGAGGACTAAAAGTAACCGAGCCGGCGCTTGATTTGCCAGTAGCGCTTGCAATCATTAGTGCCATACACAATCTGCCGGTCCCGCGAACACTTATGGCGTACGGCGAGTTAGGGTTGCACGGTGACGTTCGTCCTGTATCAGAAGCCGCTCGGCGCCTAGAAACAGCCAAACGGCTCGGTATTACTGCAGCAATCATTGCGAGCCCCCGAGTGGACGAAAAATTACCAAGTCAACCAAAGAAACTCATCGCACAAACACTTCTAGAAGCGACCACACTTCTTAAAACGCTCTCTTCCTAA
- a CDS encoding DsbA family protein — translation MKQSQTTLLPFVGAILLAAIVTLYLFLRFTLLPTTSQPINTGSTFEPAGNPLVTGTRTPTITEPTTRSDDFSYGASDAPVKIVIFSDFDCPYCRDMATLLKSEVDTNKKARLVWRDFPVSSVHPNVLVAHTAAWCAGKEGKFWEFHDALFATTNHYQDNLLALGSALGLKSNTFTACMESTEAKNMVLRNVQEGNALGVDGTPYLFINDQRVSGLITSEELTQVINLHATKQ, via the coding sequence ATGAAACAATCACAAACAACCCTTCTCCCGTTTGTCGGTGCCATACTGTTAGCAGCCATTGTTACGTTATACCTCTTTTTACGCTTTACGCTTCTACCAACAACATCCCAACCCATAAACACCGGGAGTACGTTCGAGCCTGCTGGTAACCCACTTGTCACTGGGACAAGAACGCCCACGATAACCGAACCCACCACACGGTCTGATGATTTTTCATACGGCGCTTCAGACGCACCGGTAAAAATTGTTATTTTTTCTGACTTTGATTGCCCCTACTGTCGGGACATGGCGACGCTTTTAAAGAGTGAGGTGGACACGAATAAAAAAGCACGTCTCGTTTGGCGCGATTTTCCTGTTTCGTCTGTACACCCAAATGTGCTCGTAGCCCACACAGCTGCCTGGTGTGCCGGTAAAGAAGGTAAGTTCTGGGAATTTCACGATGCGCTATTTGCTACCACAAACCACTACCAAGACAACCTACTAGCCCTTGGGTCAGCGTTGGGTTTGAAATCGAATACCTTTACGGCTTGCATGGAAAGTACTGAAGCGAAAAATATGGTATTGCGAAACGTACAAGAAGGTAACGCGCTTGGTGTGGATGGTACTCCGTATCTATTCATAAATGACCAGCGAGTGTCCGGCCTCATTACGAGCGAAGAACTGACACAAGTCATTAATCTCCACGCTACGAAGCAATAA